Proteins encoded in a region of the Triplophysa dalaica isolate WHDGS20190420 chromosome 10, ASM1584641v1, whole genome shotgun sequence genome:
- the si:dkey-110c1.10 gene encoding unconventional myosin-Vb isoform X2 yields the protein MATTELYTKGACVWVPDPEAVWVSAQLLREYRPGDQQILIQHADGTETEYPVMPPSSLPPLGNPDILEGENDLTALTFLHEPAVLHNLRVRFLDYSSIYTYCGIVLVALNPYEQLPIYGEEVIDAYSGQDMADMEPHIFSVAEDAYRTMIREEKNQSIIISGESGSGKTVSAKFTMRYFAVVGGATQQTSVEEKVLASNPIMEAIGNAKTTRNDNSSRFGKYIEIGFGHKGDIIGANMRTYLLEKSRVVFQAAEERNYHIFYQLCASKDLPEFRSLKLDSAENFRYTNQGRNLHIPDTDDAVELERTRNAFTILGVQPDQQMEIFHVMAAILHLGNVNIQASGRGGERSYVDAHDRSLAIFAKLLGVEGAQMAQWLCHRRLAVGGEMLVKPMTGQQAIEARDALGKHMYEQLFTWTVQRLNSSLRAHRQQPKSYIGVLDIYGFETFHRNSFEQFCINYANEKLQQQFNRHVFQLEQEEYLREQLPWNRIEFSDNQPCIALIEGQLGLLDLLDEECKMPKGSDENWAQKLYDQHLNHSAHFRKPRMSNNAFIVLHFADMVQYECDGFLDKNRDTAFEEPINILRASQSELVAELFQKEPAGEVLPNSSLPNGSLRSGKRAHREHKLTVGFQVGVFTSYSCLSVQFRQSLQLLMETLNSTTPHYVRCIKPNDLKQPFLFDPKRAVQQLRACGVLETIRISAAGYPSRWTYEEFFTRYRVLLHGSLSTDDLRRSCQRTLSDLIPDPEQYCFGKTKVFFRAGQVAVLEKLRGDKLHAAGVLIQSWVRGWLQRKQYQKLRWAALIVQRYTRGTLARRLAWSLRYTRAALIIQKTYRMLAVRQLYLTIREAAIKIQSFIRGTQARRIYRQMLVEQAVVFLQARVRGWLARCRFRHIRGAVVYLQCCVRRWAARKELRQLRAEARSVEKYRELNKGMEVKLMQLQLRADQQARESASLRETLKAEREAYSTELEQLRSSLQKLQTQLRENVIAAPLITEKKEEERRRAEERHAQEILHLKQEIEAIRDKRDALEKEKDDLAIRLQEQEKSRQETHQQTVDEADASVRAELEEERRRYQSLLREFTRLEQRYDNLRDMSMFSNNERSRGHRRTDSSVSLEALSPVSTPFSSSPIFPSPEEVRRVSVTSPTDRRPWSSEQPMDVLMENVGVAKDTAEKMKGEDLKHAYDAVRVANKFLETQLLSQRAQWEEEISALRMKPHEARDRGDTAGDAEIKDLAEQVAVRDQECSRLRRELKELKHTVTLRRILSYAGLAMVESQDPSPAPEKNQMLTGLLECRKKDENKLIKNLITDVRVEVGLSLPSGLAARVLFLCIRQVDCSGDQTRVKGLCVASVGGIKNGLKKHGNDLDMTAMWLKNAYLLKDLLQQHSPRKDMKGSEELVPLVTDVQESVRALSDLCIQAYQQLLSISESRLQPIIVPAMLESETISGLSGSSVKMSSGRKRAASDPRAPAEGASMSAVLRELGALHTALSRQDLPSGLLEQAFHQLIYLLAATTLNSLLLRKDMCCWNRGLQIRYNVSLLEEWLRSRSLQTGGAVTALEPLIQVAQLLQMGKKTEADGQAMVKTCNALTNQQIVKILSLYTPQSDTEERVTLNFIRIVQGLLKVRSEGQPPQLLRDVRRVFPVTFPYQKPAPVSAAQLKIPESLKISFLRRI from the exons ATGGCAACCACAGAGCTCTACACGAAG ggGGCATGTGTGTGGGTGCCGGATCCAGAAGCAGTGTGGGTGTCTGCTCAGCTTCTTCGAGAATATCGTCCTGGAGACCAGCAGATCCTGATCCAACACGCTGACGGCACG GAGACGGAGTATCCGGTGATGCCTCCCTCGAGTCTTCCTCCTCTTGGAAACCCTGATATTTTAGAGGGAGAGAATGACCTCACGGCTCTGACTTTTCTCCATGAGCCAGCTGTACTTCACAACTTGCGAGTGCGCTTTCTCGACTACAGTAGCATTTACACCTACTGTG GAATTGTGTTGGTGGCCCTAAATCCTTATGAACAGCTGCCCATCTATGGAGAGGAGGTCATTGATGCATACAGTGGGCAGGACATGGCTGATATGGAACCTCATATATTTTCTGTTGCCGAGGATGCGTACCGTACCATGATCAG GGAGGAAAAAAATCAGTCCATCATAATCAGCGGAGAGTCAGGTTCAGGGAAAACAGTATCTGCCAAGTTTACAATGCGTTACTTTGCTGTTGTGGGTGGTGCGACCCAGCAAACCAGCGTGGAGGAGAAAGTTCTGGCATCTAATCCCATCATGGAG GCCATTGGTAATGCAAAAACAACCCGAAACGACAACAGCAGCCGTTTTGGAAAGTATATTGAGATAGGATTTGGGCACAAAGGGGATATCATTGGAGCAAATATGAGAACGTATTTGTTGGAAAAATCTAGAGTTGTTTTTCAG GCAGCTGAAGAGAGAAACTACCACATTTTCTATCAGCTTTGTGCCTCCAAGGATTTGCCCGAGTTTAGGTCACTAAAACTTG ATTCTGCGGAGAACTTCCGTTACACCAACCAAGGGCGAAATTTACACATTCCAGACACAGATGATGCTGTTGAACTAGAACGCACAAGAAATGCTTTTACTATACTGG GAGTGCAGCCTGACCAGCAGATGGAAATATTTCACGTAATGGCGGCGATTCTTCATCTTGGGAACGTCAATATACAAGCCAGTGGTCGTGGCGGAGAACGCAGCTACGTTGAC GCCCATGACCGTTCTCTGGCCATCTTTGCCAAGCTTTTGGGAGTGGAAGGTGCTCAGATGGCACAATGGCTGTGCCACAGGCGATTGGCGGTGGGTGGGGAGATGCTGGTGAAGCCCATGACCGGACAACAGGCTATCGAGGCACGAGACGCTTTGGGCAAACATATGTATGAGCAACTGTTCACGTGGACCGTACAGAGGCTCAACTCATCTTTAAGAGCACACAGGCAACAGCCCAAGTCCTATATAGGTGTTCTTGATATATACGG GTTTGAAACGTTTCACAGGAATAGTTTTGAACAATTCTGTATAAACTACGCCAATGAGAAGCTACAGCAGCAGTTCAACAGG CATGTGTTTCAGTTGGAGCAGGAAGAATATCTACGTGAGCAACTTCCCTGGAACCGCATCGAGTTTAGTGATAACCAGCCGTGTATTGCTCTCATCGAAGGTCAGCTGGGTCTACTTGATCTTCTGGATGAAGAGTGCAAA ATGCCAAAAGGCTCAGATGAGAACTGGGCTCAGAAGCTTTATGATCAGCACCTGAACCACAGCGCACATTTTCGGAAACCGCGCATGTCTAACAACGCCTTCATCGTTCTGCACTTTGCTGATATG gtCCAGTATGAGTGTGACGGCTTTTTAGACAAGAACCGAGACACTGCATTTGAAGAGCccattaacattttaagagcCAGTCAG TCAGAGCTGGTCGCTGAACTGTTCCAGAAAGAGCCGGCAGGAGAGGTCTTGCCCAACTCTTCTCTACCGAACGGAAGTCTGCGCTCAGGGAAAAGAGCTCACCGTGAGCACAAACTTACCGTCGGCTTTCAG GTCGGAGTTTTTACTTCATATTCATGCCTTTCCGTCCAGTTTCGGCAGTCTCTGCAGCTCCTGATGGAAACCCTGAACAGCACCACCCCACATTACGTCCGCTGCATAAAACCCAACGACCTCAAACAGCCCTTCCT ATTCGACCCCAAGCGGGCGGTGCAGCAGTTGCGAGCATGTGGAGTCTTGGAGACGATCCGCATCAGCGCTGCAGGATACCCCTCCAG GTGGACGTACGAGGAGTTTTTCACCCGTTACCGTGTTCTGCTGCATGGGTCGCTTTCCACGGATGACCTAAGGCGCTCTTGCCAGAGAACTCTTTCTGACCTCATCCCTGACCCGGAGCAGTACTGCTTCGGCAAGACCAAGGTCTTCTTCCGGGCCGGGCAGGTTGCAGTGCTGGAGAAGCTGAGAGGGGATAAACTGCATGCGGCGGGGGTTTTGATCCAGAGCTGGGTGAGAGGCTGGCTTCAGCGTAAGCAGTATCAGAAGCTCCGATGGGCTGCTCTTATTGTGCAGCGATATACTAGGGGAACCCTGGCTCGCAG GTTGGCGTGGAGTCTTCGTTACACCCGAGCTGCTTTAATCATCCAGAAGACCTACCGCATGCTTGCTGTTCGACAGCTTTATCTGACCATAAGAGAGGCCGCCATTAAGATCCAGTCCTTTATCAGAGGCACCCAGGCCCGACGTATTTACAGACAG ATGCTGGTAGAGCAGGCAGTAGTTTTCTTGCAGGCGCGGGTGCGAGGATGGCTGGCCCGATGCAGGTTCAGGCACATTAGAGGTGCGGTGGTGTACCTGCAGTGCTGCGTGCGCAGGTGGGCGGCCCGTAAAGAGCTGCGGCAATTACGTGCTGAGGCGCGATCGGTGGAGAAATACAGAGAACTGAACAAAGGCATGGAGGTCAAACTCATGCAGCTACAGCTCAGAGCCGATCAACAG GCGAGAGAGAGCGCGTCTCTGAGGGAGACCCTAAAGGCCGAGCGAGAAGCTTACAGCACTGAACTGGAACAGCTACGCTCCAGCCTTCAGAAACTCCAGACCCAACTGCGGGAGAACGTCATCGCAGCGCCCTTGATCACAGAGAAGAAGGaggaagagaggaggagagcaGAGGAAAGACATGCTCAAGAGATCCTCCACCTTAAACAG GAAATCGAGGCCATCCGAGATAAGAGAGATGCCTTGGAGAAAGAGAAGGATGATCTTGCCATTCGTTTACAAGAACAGGAGAAATCACGGCAGG AGACACATCAGCAGACTGTGGATGAGGCAGATGCATCGGTGCGGGCAGAGCTGgaggaggagaggaggagaTATCAGAGTTTACTCAGAGAGTTTACAAGACTGGAGCAAAGATATGACAACCTGAGAGATATGAGCATGTTTAGCAACAATGAG CGTTCACGTGGACACAGGCGAACAGATTCCAGCGTGTCCTTGGAGGCCCTTTCACCGGTCTCCACGCCCTTCTCGAGCTCACCCATCTTCCCATCGCCCGAGGAGGTGAGGAGAGTCAGCGTGACATCACCTACTGACAGGAGACCCTGGAGCTCCGAACAACCCATG GATGTCCTAATGGAGAATGTGGGCGTGGCCAAGGACACGGCAGAGAAGATGAAGGGAGAAGATCTCAAACACGCCTATGACGCTGTTCGAGTGGCCAACAA GTTTTTAGAGACGCAGCTGTTGTCTCAGAGAGCACAATGGGAGGAAGAGATATCTGCCCTCAGAATGAAACCTCATGAGGCTCGAGACAGAGGAGATACAGCTGGAGATGCTGAGATAAAG GACCTGGCAGAGCAGGTGGCGGTGAGAGATCAGGAATGTTCTCGACTACGACGTGAACTTAAAGAACTCAAACACACTGTGACGCTCAGGAGAATTTTATCATACGCAG GTCTGGCCATGGTAGAATCTCAGGATCCATCTCCAGCCCCTGAGAAGAACCAGATGCTCACCGGACTGCTGGAGTGCAGGAAGAAAGATGAAAACAAACTCATCAAAAACCTGATAACAG aTGTACGGGTGGAGGTCGGACTATCTTTGCCGTCCGGGCTGGCGGCGAGGGTTCTGTTCCTGTGCATACGACAGGTAGACTGTAGTGGCGATCAGACGCGAGTCAAGGGGCTTTGTGTTGCTTCTGTGGGCGGCATTAAAAACGGCTTGAAG AAACATGGCAATGATTTGGACATGACTGCTATGTGGCTGAAGAACGCTTACCTGCTCAAAGATCTGCTCCAGCAGCACTCCCCTCGAAAG GATATGAAGGGCTCAGAGGAGCTGGTGCCTCTCGTGACAGATGTTCAGGAGTCTGTCCGAGCGTTGAGTGATCTTTGTATTCAGGCATATCAGCAACTGTTGTCCATCTCAGAGAGTCGCCTTCAACCCATCATTG TACCTGCCATGCTTGAAAGTGAGACTATCTCTGGTCTGTCTGGATCATCAGTAAAGATGAGCAGCGGTCGCAAGCGTGCAGCATCAGATCCCCGCGCTCCTGCAGAAGGGGCTAGTATGTCGGCAGTTCTGAGGGAACTGGGAGCATTACACACCGCACTGTCCCGTCAGGATCTGCCTTCGGGCCTCCTAGAACAAGCCTTCCATCAGCTTATCTACTTGCTGGCCGCCACCACCCTCAACAGCCTGCTGCTGCGCAAGGACATGTGCTGCTGGAACCGTGGCCTTCAGATCAG GTATAATGTGAGTTTGCTGGAGGAGTGGCTGCGCAGTCGTTCACTGCAGACAGGGGGTGCTGTGACCGCTCTCGAACCCTTGATACAAGTGGCTCAGCTTCTTCAAATGGGTAAAAAGACTGAAGCTGATGGACAAGCAATGGTCAAAACCTGCAACGCACTGACCAACCAGCAG ATTGTGAAGATTTTGAGCCTGTATACTCCTCAGAGTGATACTGAAGAAAGGGTGACGCTAAACTTCATTCGTATAGTACAG GGGCTGCTGAAAGTGCGGTCTGAAGGGCAACCTCCACAGCTTCTGAGGGATGTCCGGAGGGTTTTCCCTGTCACCTTCCCTTATCAGAAGCCAGCACCAGTCAGCGCCGCCCAGCTCAAAATCCCAGAATCCCTCAAGATCTCATTCCTACGCCGAATCTGA
- the si:dkey-110c1.10 gene encoding unconventional myosin-Vb isoform X1 translates to MATTELYTKGACVWVPDPEAVWVSAQLLREYRPGDQQILIQHADGTETEYPVMPPSSLPPLGNPDILEGENDLTALTFLHEPAVLHNLRVRFLDYSSIYTYCGIVLVALNPYEQLPIYGEEVIDAYSGQDMADMEPHIFSVAEDAYRTMIREEKNQSIIISGESGSGKTVSAKFTMRYFAVVGGATQQTSVEEKVLASNPIMEAIGNAKTTRNDNSSRFGKYIEIGFGHKGDIIGANMRTYLLEKSRVVFQAAEERNYHIFYQLCASKDLPEFRSLKLDSAENFRYTNQGRNLHIPDTDDAVELERTRNAFTILGVQPDQQMEIFHVMAAILHLGNVNIQASGRGGERSYVDAHDRSLAIFAKLLGVEGAQMAQWLCHRRLAVGGEMLVKPMTGQQAIEARDALGKHMYEQLFTWTVQRLNSSLRAHRQQPKSYIGVLDIYGFETFHRNSFEQFCINYANEKLQQQFNRHVFQLEQEEYLREQLPWNRIEFSDNQPCIALIEGQLGLLDLLDEECKMPKGSDENWAQKLYDQHLNHSAHFRKPRMSNNAFIVLHFADMVQYECDGFLDKNRDTAFEEPINILRASQSELVAELFQKEPAGEVLPNSSLPNGSLRSGKRAHREHKLTVGFQVGVFTSYSCLSVQFRQSLQLLMETLNSTTPHYVRCIKPNDLKQPFLFDPKRAVQQLRACGVLETIRISAAGYPSRWTYEEFFTRYRVLLHGSLSTDDLRRSCQRTLSDLIPDPEQYCFGKTKVFFRAGQVAVLEKLRGDKLHAAGVLIQSWVRGWLQRKQYQKLRWAALIVQRYTRGTLARRLAWSLRYTRAALIIQKTYRMLAVRQLYLTIREAAIKIQSFIRGTQARRIYRQMLVEQAVVFLQARVRGWLARCRFRHIRGAVVYLQCCVRRWAARKELRQLRAEARSVEKYRELNKGMEVKLMQLQLRADQQARESASLRETLKAEREAYSTELEQLRSSLQKLQTQLRENVIAAPLITEKKEEERRRAEERHAQEILHLKQEIEAIRDKRDALEKEKDDLAIRLQEQEKSRQETHQQTVDEADASVRAELEEERRRYQSLLREFTRLEQRYDNLRDMSMFSNNERSRGHRRTDSSVSLEALSPVSTPFSSSPIFPSPEEVRRVSVTSPTDRRPWSSEQPMDVLMENVGVAKDTAEKMKGEDLKHAYDAVRVANKFLETQLLSQRAQWEEEISALRMKPHEARDRGDTAGDAEIKDLAEQVAVRDQECSRLRRELKELKHTVTLRRILSYAGLCLAMVESQDPSPAPEKNQMLTGLLECRKKDENKLIKNLITDVRVEVGLSLPSGLAARVLFLCIRQVDCSGDQTRVKGLCVASVGGIKNGLKKHGNDLDMTAMWLKNAYLLKDLLQQHSPRKDMKGSEELVPLVTDVQESVRALSDLCIQAYQQLLSISESRLQPIIVPAMLESETISGLSGSSVKMSSGRKRAASDPRAPAEGASMSAVLRELGALHTALSRQDLPSGLLEQAFHQLIYLLAATTLNSLLLRKDMCCWNRGLQIRYNVSLLEEWLRSRSLQTGGAVTALEPLIQVAQLLQMGKKTEADGQAMVKTCNALTNQQIVKILSLYTPQSDTEERVTLNFIRIVQGLLKVRSEGQPPQLLRDVRRVFPVTFPYQKPAPVSAAQLKIPESLKISFLRRI, encoded by the exons ATGGCAACCACAGAGCTCTACACGAAG ggGGCATGTGTGTGGGTGCCGGATCCAGAAGCAGTGTGGGTGTCTGCTCAGCTTCTTCGAGAATATCGTCCTGGAGACCAGCAGATCCTGATCCAACACGCTGACGGCACG GAGACGGAGTATCCGGTGATGCCTCCCTCGAGTCTTCCTCCTCTTGGAAACCCTGATATTTTAGAGGGAGAGAATGACCTCACGGCTCTGACTTTTCTCCATGAGCCAGCTGTACTTCACAACTTGCGAGTGCGCTTTCTCGACTACAGTAGCATTTACACCTACTGTG GAATTGTGTTGGTGGCCCTAAATCCTTATGAACAGCTGCCCATCTATGGAGAGGAGGTCATTGATGCATACAGTGGGCAGGACATGGCTGATATGGAACCTCATATATTTTCTGTTGCCGAGGATGCGTACCGTACCATGATCAG GGAGGAAAAAAATCAGTCCATCATAATCAGCGGAGAGTCAGGTTCAGGGAAAACAGTATCTGCCAAGTTTACAATGCGTTACTTTGCTGTTGTGGGTGGTGCGACCCAGCAAACCAGCGTGGAGGAGAAAGTTCTGGCATCTAATCCCATCATGGAG GCCATTGGTAATGCAAAAACAACCCGAAACGACAACAGCAGCCGTTTTGGAAAGTATATTGAGATAGGATTTGGGCACAAAGGGGATATCATTGGAGCAAATATGAGAACGTATTTGTTGGAAAAATCTAGAGTTGTTTTTCAG GCAGCTGAAGAGAGAAACTACCACATTTTCTATCAGCTTTGTGCCTCCAAGGATTTGCCCGAGTTTAGGTCACTAAAACTTG ATTCTGCGGAGAACTTCCGTTACACCAACCAAGGGCGAAATTTACACATTCCAGACACAGATGATGCTGTTGAACTAGAACGCACAAGAAATGCTTTTACTATACTGG GAGTGCAGCCTGACCAGCAGATGGAAATATTTCACGTAATGGCGGCGATTCTTCATCTTGGGAACGTCAATATACAAGCCAGTGGTCGTGGCGGAGAACGCAGCTACGTTGAC GCCCATGACCGTTCTCTGGCCATCTTTGCCAAGCTTTTGGGAGTGGAAGGTGCTCAGATGGCACAATGGCTGTGCCACAGGCGATTGGCGGTGGGTGGGGAGATGCTGGTGAAGCCCATGACCGGACAACAGGCTATCGAGGCACGAGACGCTTTGGGCAAACATATGTATGAGCAACTGTTCACGTGGACCGTACAGAGGCTCAACTCATCTTTAAGAGCACACAGGCAACAGCCCAAGTCCTATATAGGTGTTCTTGATATATACGG GTTTGAAACGTTTCACAGGAATAGTTTTGAACAATTCTGTATAAACTACGCCAATGAGAAGCTACAGCAGCAGTTCAACAGG CATGTGTTTCAGTTGGAGCAGGAAGAATATCTACGTGAGCAACTTCCCTGGAACCGCATCGAGTTTAGTGATAACCAGCCGTGTATTGCTCTCATCGAAGGTCAGCTGGGTCTACTTGATCTTCTGGATGAAGAGTGCAAA ATGCCAAAAGGCTCAGATGAGAACTGGGCTCAGAAGCTTTATGATCAGCACCTGAACCACAGCGCACATTTTCGGAAACCGCGCATGTCTAACAACGCCTTCATCGTTCTGCACTTTGCTGATATG gtCCAGTATGAGTGTGACGGCTTTTTAGACAAGAACCGAGACACTGCATTTGAAGAGCccattaacattttaagagcCAGTCAG TCAGAGCTGGTCGCTGAACTGTTCCAGAAAGAGCCGGCAGGAGAGGTCTTGCCCAACTCTTCTCTACCGAACGGAAGTCTGCGCTCAGGGAAAAGAGCTCACCGTGAGCACAAACTTACCGTCGGCTTTCAG GTCGGAGTTTTTACTTCATATTCATGCCTTTCCGTCCAGTTTCGGCAGTCTCTGCAGCTCCTGATGGAAACCCTGAACAGCACCACCCCACATTACGTCCGCTGCATAAAACCCAACGACCTCAAACAGCCCTTCCT ATTCGACCCCAAGCGGGCGGTGCAGCAGTTGCGAGCATGTGGAGTCTTGGAGACGATCCGCATCAGCGCTGCAGGATACCCCTCCAG GTGGACGTACGAGGAGTTTTTCACCCGTTACCGTGTTCTGCTGCATGGGTCGCTTTCCACGGATGACCTAAGGCGCTCTTGCCAGAGAACTCTTTCTGACCTCATCCCTGACCCGGAGCAGTACTGCTTCGGCAAGACCAAGGTCTTCTTCCGGGCCGGGCAGGTTGCAGTGCTGGAGAAGCTGAGAGGGGATAAACTGCATGCGGCGGGGGTTTTGATCCAGAGCTGGGTGAGAGGCTGGCTTCAGCGTAAGCAGTATCAGAAGCTCCGATGGGCTGCTCTTATTGTGCAGCGATATACTAGGGGAACCCTGGCTCGCAG GTTGGCGTGGAGTCTTCGTTACACCCGAGCTGCTTTAATCATCCAGAAGACCTACCGCATGCTTGCTGTTCGACAGCTTTATCTGACCATAAGAGAGGCCGCCATTAAGATCCAGTCCTTTATCAGAGGCACCCAGGCCCGACGTATTTACAGACAG ATGCTGGTAGAGCAGGCAGTAGTTTTCTTGCAGGCGCGGGTGCGAGGATGGCTGGCCCGATGCAGGTTCAGGCACATTAGAGGTGCGGTGGTGTACCTGCAGTGCTGCGTGCGCAGGTGGGCGGCCCGTAAAGAGCTGCGGCAATTACGTGCTGAGGCGCGATCGGTGGAGAAATACAGAGAACTGAACAAAGGCATGGAGGTCAAACTCATGCAGCTACAGCTCAGAGCCGATCAACAG GCGAGAGAGAGCGCGTCTCTGAGGGAGACCCTAAAGGCCGAGCGAGAAGCTTACAGCACTGAACTGGAACAGCTACGCTCCAGCCTTCAGAAACTCCAGACCCAACTGCGGGAGAACGTCATCGCAGCGCCCTTGATCACAGAGAAGAAGGaggaagagaggaggagagcaGAGGAAAGACATGCTCAAGAGATCCTCCACCTTAAACAG GAAATCGAGGCCATCCGAGATAAGAGAGATGCCTTGGAGAAAGAGAAGGATGATCTTGCCATTCGTTTACAAGAACAGGAGAAATCACGGCAGG AGACACATCAGCAGACTGTGGATGAGGCAGATGCATCGGTGCGGGCAGAGCTGgaggaggagaggaggagaTATCAGAGTTTACTCAGAGAGTTTACAAGACTGGAGCAAAGATATGACAACCTGAGAGATATGAGCATGTTTAGCAACAATGAG CGTTCACGTGGACACAGGCGAACAGATTCCAGCGTGTCCTTGGAGGCCCTTTCACCGGTCTCCACGCCCTTCTCGAGCTCACCCATCTTCCCATCGCCCGAGGAGGTGAGGAGAGTCAGCGTGACATCACCTACTGACAGGAGACCCTGGAGCTCCGAACAACCCATG GATGTCCTAATGGAGAATGTGGGCGTGGCCAAGGACACGGCAGAGAAGATGAAGGGAGAAGATCTCAAACACGCCTATGACGCTGTTCGAGTGGCCAACAA GTTTTTAGAGACGCAGCTGTTGTCTCAGAGAGCACAATGGGAGGAAGAGATATCTGCCCTCAGAATGAAACCTCATGAGGCTCGAGACAGAGGAGATACAGCTGGAGATGCTGAGATAAAG GACCTGGCAGAGCAGGTGGCGGTGAGAGATCAGGAATGTTCTCGACTACGACGTGAACTTAAAGAACTCAAACACACTGTGACGCTCAGGAGAATTTTATCATACGCAGGTCTGT GTCTGGCCATGGTAGAATCTCAGGATCCATCTCCAGCCCCTGAGAAGAACCAGATGCTCACCGGACTGCTGGAGTGCAGGAAGAAAGATGAAAACAAACTCATCAAAAACCTGATAACAG aTGTACGGGTGGAGGTCGGACTATCTTTGCCGTCCGGGCTGGCGGCGAGGGTTCTGTTCCTGTGCATACGACAGGTAGACTGTAGTGGCGATCAGACGCGAGTCAAGGGGCTTTGTGTTGCTTCTGTGGGCGGCATTAAAAACGGCTTGAAG AAACATGGCAATGATTTGGACATGACTGCTATGTGGCTGAAGAACGCTTACCTGCTCAAAGATCTGCTCCAGCAGCACTCCCCTCGAAAG GATATGAAGGGCTCAGAGGAGCTGGTGCCTCTCGTGACAGATGTTCAGGAGTCTGTCCGAGCGTTGAGTGATCTTTGTATTCAGGCATATCAGCAACTGTTGTCCATCTCAGAGAGTCGCCTTCAACCCATCATTG TACCTGCCATGCTTGAAAGTGAGACTATCTCTGGTCTGTCTGGATCATCAGTAAAGATGAGCAGCGGTCGCAAGCGTGCAGCATCAGATCCCCGCGCTCCTGCAGAAGGGGCTAGTATGTCGGCAGTTCTGAGGGAACTGGGAGCATTACACACCGCACTGTCCCGTCAGGATCTGCCTTCGGGCCTCCTAGAACAAGCCTTCCATCAGCTTATCTACTTGCTGGCCGCCACCACCCTCAACAGCCTGCTGCTGCGCAAGGACATGTGCTGCTGGAACCGTGGCCTTCAGATCAG GTATAATGTGAGTTTGCTGGAGGAGTGGCTGCGCAGTCGTTCACTGCAGACAGGGGGTGCTGTGACCGCTCTCGAACCCTTGATACAAGTGGCTCAGCTTCTTCAAATGGGTAAAAAGACTGAAGCTGATGGACAAGCAATGGTCAAAACCTGCAACGCACTGACCAACCAGCAG ATTGTGAAGATTTTGAGCCTGTATACTCCTCAGAGTGATACTGAAGAAAGGGTGACGCTAAACTTCATTCGTATAGTACAG GGGCTGCTGAAAGTGCGGTCTGAAGGGCAACCTCCACAGCTTCTGAGGGATGTCCGGAGGGTTTTCCCTGTCACCTTCCCTTATCAGAAGCCAGCACCAGTCAGCGCCGCCCAGCTCAAAATCCCAGAATCCCTCAAGATCTCATTCCTACGCCGAATCTGA